A single region of the Drosophila miranda strain MSH22 chromosome 2, D.miranda_PacBio2.1, whole genome shotgun sequence genome encodes:
- the LOC117187374 gene encoding proteoglycan 4-like isoform X1 — protein sequence MGNPPKLMKAQKRTPKRRSFIERAQRESEELVRTMGGSLELEGGRRTRSSTRGTPTRAAETVTPPPNKKARASLTTATKIGGGGGAGKGRGARKLDVGSDELDREPEKTNDEEKVVLPVKAKATPKKDKKEVKREEKPVKGTPKKAVPATTTEPQKEEEPADAKETDAKTIENEDQTDGAAAKLTAVPEEQQNHAAEDKASKDEPEVKEKTPEEVPKAEDPPKSNDDPENGASTDTPAPAAAADPAPAAMEVDEEKPSAASADNKTKAESAPETTSEPPATTAADKAAEEPKKLSEPAREPSPEPMEVDSSSKSSTETVRFTPAEKVVASSEETKASNSVVDEVATEVKEDVPAEPKEEKKAECSDELKSTEEPKPAESAEEPKKAEQTTGEKATTAASVPAPVPATNDVSKTEPAAAVDTTVVSETPIKQAQAISAVNKSELNGETKIVNNSVDVDAAPKVCN from the exons ATGGGAAATCCTCCTAAACTGATGAAAGCG CAGAAACGCACACCGAAACGACGCTCGTTCATAGAACGGGCACAGCGGGAAAGCGAAGAGCTGGTACGAACGATGGGCGGCAGCTTGGAGCTAGAGGGTGGACGTCGCACGCGATCCAGTACTCGCGGCACACCGACACGGGCCGCTGAGACTGTTACACCGCCGCCCAACAAGAAGGCACGCGCGTCGCTGACGACAGCCACAAAGatcggtggcggcggcggcgccGGGAAAGGTCGCGGTGCGCGCAAACTAGACGTGGGCAGCGATGAGCTCGACCGGGAGCCGGAGAAAACCAACGATGAAGAGAAGGTGGTTCTGCCGGTCAAGGCAAAG GCTACTCCCAAGAAAGATAAGAAGGAGGTGAAGAGAGAAGAGAAGCCAGTCAAAGGTACTCCTAAGAAGGCAGTTCCAGCCACCACCACAGAGCCCCAAAAGGAGGAGGAGCCTGCTGACGCAAAAGAAACAGATGCCAAGACAATCGAAAATGAGGATCAGACAGATGGTGCTGCTGCCAAGCTGACAGCTGTGCCCGAGGAGCAACAGAACCACGCTGCGGAGGACAAAGCAAGCAAAGATGAGCCCGAGGTGAAGGAGAAAACGCCAGAAGAAGTGCCAAAGGCTGAAGACCCACCGAAAAGTAACGATGACCCTGAAAATGGTGCTAGTACAGACACTCCTGCCCCAGCTGCTGCCGCGGATCCAGCTCCCGCAGCCATGGAAGTGGATGAAGAGAAGCCATCAGCAGCATCGGCAGACAATAAAACTAAAGCCGAAAGCGCACCCGAAACTacttcagagccgcctgcaACTACCGCAGCTGATAAGGCAGCGGAGGAGCCAAAAAAGCTTTCGGAACCCGCCCGGGAGCCCTCACCGGAGCCCATGGAGGTGGATTCGAGTTCCAAGAGTAGTACAGAAACTGTTCGATTCACACCAGCCGAAAAGGTCGTAGCAAGCTCAGAAGAAACAAAAGCCAGCAATAGTGTTGTCGATGAAGTCGCCACTGAGGTTAAAGAGGATGTGCCAGCCGAGCCCAAGGAGGAAAAGAAGGCAGAATGTTCAGACGAGCTCAAAAGCACGGAAGAGCCGAAACCAGCTGAGAGCGCCgaagaacccaagaaagccGAACAGACAACGGGGGAGAAAGCCACTACAGCTGCGTCGGTTCCTGCTCCTGTCCCTGCCACCAACGATGTTAGCAAGACGGAACCGGCTGCGGCCGTTGATACCACCGTCGTGTCAGAGACGCCAATTAAGCAGGCACAGGCCATCAGTGCAGTCAACAAATCCGAGCTTAATG GTGAAACAAAAATCGTTAACAATTCCGTCGACGTCGATGCAGCGCCGAAGGTGTGCAATTAG
- the LOC117185919 gene encoding cell surface glycoprotein 1-like isoform X2, producing the protein MGNPPKLMKAKRTPKRRSFIERAQRESEELVRTMGGSLELEGGRRTRSSTRGTPTRAAETVTPPPNKKARASLTTATKIGGGGGAGKGRGARKLDVGSDELDREPEKTNDEEKVVLPVKAKATPKKDKKEVKREEKPVKGTPKKAVPATTTEPQKEEEPADAKETDAKTIENEDQTDGAAAKLTAVPEEQQNHAAEDKASKDEPEVKEKTPEEVPKAEDPPKSNDDPENGASTDTPAPAAAADPAPAAMEVDEEKPSAASADNKTKAESAPETTSEPPATTAADKAAEEPKKLSEPAREPSPEPMEVDSSSKSSTETVRFTPAEKVVASSEETKASNSVVDEVATEVKEDVPAEPKEEKKAECSDELKSTEEPKPAESAEEPKKAEQTTGEKATPAASVPAPVPATNDVSKTEPAAAVDTTVVSETPIKQAQAISAVNKSELNGETKIVNNSVDVDAAPKVCN; encoded by the exons ATGGGAAATCCTCCTAAACTGATGAAAGCG AAACGCACACCGAAACGACGCTCGTTCATAGAACGGGCACAGCGGGAAAGCGAAGAGCTGGTACGAACGATGGGCGGCAGCTTGGAGCTAGAGGGTGGACGTCGCACGCGATCCAGTACTCGCGGCACACCGACACGGGCCGCTGAGACTGTTACACCGCCGCCCAACAAGAAGGCACGCGCGTCGCTGACGACAGCCACAAAGatcggtggcggcggcggcgccGGGAAAGGTCGCGGTGCGCGCAAACTAGACGTGGGCAGCGATGAGCTCGACCGGGAGCCGGAGAAAACCAACGATGAAGAGAAGGTGGTTCTGCCGGTCAAGGCAAAG GCTACTCCCAAGAAAGATAAGAAGGAGGTGAAGAGAGAAGAGAAGCCAGTCAAAGGTACTCCTAAGAAGGCAGTTCCAGCCACCACCACAGAGCCCCAAAAGGAGGAGGAGCCTGCTGACGCAAAAGAAACAGATGCCAAGACAATCGAAAATGAGGATCAGACAGATGGTGCTGCTGCCAAGCTGACAGCTGTGCCCGAGGAGCAACAGAACCACGCTGCGGAGGACAAAGCAAGCAAAGATGAGCCCGAGGTGAAGGAGAAAACGCCAGAAGAAGTGCCAAAGGCTGAAGACCCACCGAAAAGTAACGATGACCCTGAAAATGGTGCTAGTACAGACACTCCTGCCCCAGCTGCTGCCGCGGATCCAGCTCCCGCAGCCATGGAAGTGGATGAAGAGAAGCCATCAGCAGCATCGGCAGACAATAAAACTAAAGCCGAAAGCGCACCCGAAACTacttcagagccgcctgcaACTACCGCAGCTGATAAGGCAGCGGAGGAGCCAAAAAAGCTTTCGGAACCCGCCCGGGAGCCCTCACCGGAGCCCATGGAGGTGGATTCGAGTTCCAAGAGTAGTACAGAAACTGTTCGATTCACACCAGCCGAAAAGGTCGTAGCAAGCTCAGAAGAAACAAAAGCCAGCAATAGTGTTGTCGATGAAGTCGCCACTGAGGTTAAAGAGGATGTGCCAGCCGAGCCCAAGGAGGAAAAGAAGGCAGAATGTTCAGACGAGCTCAAAAGCACGGAAGAGCCGAAACCAGCTGAGAGCGCCgaagaacccaagaaagccGAACAGACAACGGGGGAGAAAGCCACTCCAGCTGCGTCGGTTCCTGCTCCTGTCCCTGCCACAAACGATGTTAGCAAGACGGAACCGGCTGCGGCCGTTGATACCACCGTCGTGTCAGAGACGCCCATTAAGCAGGCACAGGCCATCAGTGCAGTCAACAAATCCGAGCTTAATG GTGAAACAAAAATCGTTAACAATTCCGTCGACGTCGATGCAGCGCCGAAGGTGTGCAATTAG
- the LOC117187378 gene encoding ectopic P granules protein 5 homolog produces the protein MATLVKPKKVKTKKPQRENQQQRLQEEDECDDELSTSSVAAPEQRPAENASLLEEFERVAALASSSGSGAETIISHDCCISSDILELPTEPEPEPELEPEAQLEPSAPSAPPSSSAKIVQYPNLQPMKLSNAQIEEHSSKIVFRQADCQPSGFALVRSNLKPLDAEQLRQIYDCPDMELAKQFELEFLMNSLLETSETDPLYAALLEYFNLQSKLTSNLHDVEKLRKSCVEAQEQIWARESVNRTFRATCGDGNAVQETITYEIIKVDQIKLELTKTVFTALYDLVSHTYTNNLITAKITKVKIG, from the exons ATGGCCACGCTAGTAAAGCCTAAAAAAGTG AAAACGAAAAAGCCTCAACGCGAGAACCAGCAACAAAGGCTGCAAGAGGAAGACGAATGTGACGACGAGTTATCAACAAGTAGCGTAGCTGCACCAGAACAAAGGCCGGCAGAAAATGCTTCTCTCTTGGAAGAGTTTGAGCGCGTCGCGGCgttggccagcagcagcggcagcggggCCGAGACCATCATTAGTCACGACTGCTGCATTTCCAGCGATATATTGGAGTTGCCGACAGAGCCagaacccgaacccgaactCGAACCGGAAGCGCAGCTGGAACCGAGTGCACCCAGTGCCCCGCCCTCTAGCAGCGCCAAAATCGTGCAGTACCCGAATCTGCAGCCTATGAAACTGTCCAATGCCCAGATCGAAGAGCATTCATCAAAGATTGTGTTTCGCCAGGCCGATTGCCAGCCATCGGGATTTGCCCTAGTGCGCAGTAATCTCAAGCCACTGGACGCCGAGCAGTTGCGGCAAATCTACGACTGCCCGGATATGGAGCTGGCCAAGCAGTTTGAATTGGAATTTCTCATGAACTCGCTGCTGGAGACCAGTGAAACTGATCCCCTCTATGCGGCCCTGCTGGAGTACTTTAACCTGCAGAGCAAACTAACCTCGAATCTACACGATGTGGAGAAGCTGCGAAAATCCTGTGTTGAAGCGCAGGAGCAGATTTGGGCGCGAGAGTCGGTAAATCGCACGTTTCGCGCTACTTGCGGTGATGGCAACGCTGTGCAGGAGACCATTACCTACGA AATCATAAAAGTTGACCAAATCAAGTTGGAGCTGACGAAGACTGTCTTTACGGCCCTCTACGACTTGGTTTCGCACACCTACACGAACAATCTGATCACAGCGAAGATAACCAAAGTGAAGATCGGATGA
- the LOC117187375 gene encoding cell surface glycoprotein 1-like isoform X2, with amino-acid sequence MGNPPKLMKAKRTPKRRSFIERAQRESEELVRTMGGSLELEGGRRTRSSTRGTPTRAAETVTPPPNKKARASLTTATKIGGGGGAGKGRGARKLDVGSDELDREPEKTNDEEKVVLPVKAKATPKKDKKEVKREEKPVKGTPKKAVPATTTEPQKEEEPADAKETDAKTIENEDQTDGAAAKLTAVPEEQQNHAAEDKASKDEPEVKEKTPEEVPKAEDPPKSNDDPENGASTDTPAPAAAADPAPAAMEVDEEKPSAASADNKTKAESAPETTSEPPATTAADKAAEEPKKLSEPAREPSPEPMEVDSSSKSSTETVRFTPAEKVVASSDETKASNSVVDEVATEVKEDVPAEPKEEKKAECSDELKSTEEPKPAESAEEPKKAEQTTGEKATPAASVPAPVPATNDVSKTEPAAAVDTTVVSETPIKQAQAISAVNKSELNGETKIVNNSVDVDAAPKVCN; translated from the exons ATGGGAAATCCTCCTAAACTGATGAAAGCG AAACGCACACCGAAACGACGCTCGTTCATAGAACGGGCACAGCGGGAAAGCGAAGAGCTGGTACGAACGATGGGCGGCAGCTTGGAGCTAGAGGGTGGACGTCGCACGCGATCCAGTACTCGCGGCACACCGACACGGGCCGCTGAGACTGTTACACCGCCGCCCAACAAGAAGGCACGCGCGTCGCTGACGACTGCCACAAAGatcggtggcggcggcggcgccGGGAAAGGTCGCGGTGCGCGCAAACTAGACGTGGGCAGCGATGAGCTCGACCGGGAGCCGGAGAAAACCAACGATGAAGAGAAGGTGGTTCTGCCGGTCAAGGCAAAG GCTACTCCCAAGAAAGATAAGAAGGAGGTGAAGAGAGAAGAGAAGCCAGTCAAAGGTACTCCTAAGAAGGCAGTTCCAGCCACCACCACAGAGCCCCAAAAGGAGGAGGAGCCTGCTGACGCAAAAGAAACAGATGCCAAGACAATCGAAAATGAGGATCAGACAGATGGTGCTGCTGCCAAGCTGACAGCTGTGCCCGAGGAGCAACAGAACCACGCTGCGGAGGACAAAGCAAGCAAAGATGAGCCCGAGGTGAAGGAGAAAACGCCAGAAGAAGTGCCAAAGGCTGAAGACCCACCGAAAAGTAACGATGACCCTGAAAATGGTGCTAGTACAGACACTCCTGCCCCAGCTGCTGCCGCGGATCCAGCTCCCGCAGCCATGGAAGTGGATGAAGAGAAGCCATCAGCAGCATCGGCAGACAATAAAACTAAAGCCGAAAGCGCACCCGAAACTacttcagagccgcctgcaACTACCGCAGCTGATAAGGCAGCGGAGGAGCCAAAAAAGCTTTCGGAACCCGCCCGGGAGCCCTCACCGGAGCCCATGGAGGTGGATTCGAGTTCCAAGAGTAGTACAGAAACTGTTCGATTCACACCAGCCGAAAAGGTCGTAGCAAGCTCAGACGAAACAAAAGCCAGCAATAGTGTTGTCGATGAAGTCGCCACTGAGGTTAAAGAGGATGTGCCAGCCGAGCCCAAGGAGGAAAAGAAGGCAGAATGTTCAGACGAGCTCAAAAGCACGGAAGAGCCGAAACCAGCTGAGAGCGCCgaagaacccaagaaagccGAACAGACAACGGGGGAGAAAGCCACTCCAGCTGCGTCGGTTCCTGCTCCTGTCCCTGCCACCAACGATGTTAGCAAGACGGAACCGGCTGCGGCCGTTGATACCACCGTCGTGTCAGAGACGCCAATTAAGCAGGCACAGGCCATCAGTGCAGTCAACAAATCCGAGCTTAATG GTGAAACAAAAATCGTTAACAATTCCGTCGACGTCGATGCAGCGCCGAAGGTGTGCAATTAG
- the LOC117185919 gene encoding cell surface glycoprotein 1-like isoform X1, with protein MGNPPKLMKAQKRTPKRRSFIERAQRESEELVRTMGGSLELEGGRRTRSSTRGTPTRAAETVTPPPNKKARASLTTATKIGGGGGAGKGRGARKLDVGSDELDREPEKTNDEEKVVLPVKAKATPKKDKKEVKREEKPVKGTPKKAVPATTTEPQKEEEPADAKETDAKTIENEDQTDGAAAKLTAVPEEQQNHAAEDKASKDEPEVKEKTPEEVPKAEDPPKSNDDPENGASTDTPAPAAAADPAPAAMEVDEEKPSAASADNKTKAESAPETTSEPPATTAADKAAEEPKKLSEPAREPSPEPMEVDSSSKSSTETVRFTPAEKVVASSEETKASNSVVDEVATEVKEDVPAEPKEEKKAECSDELKSTEEPKPAESAEEPKKAEQTTGEKATPAASVPAPVPATNDVSKTEPAAAVDTTVVSETPIKQAQAISAVNKSELNGETKIVNNSVDVDAAPKVCN; from the exons ATGGGAAATCCTCCTAAACTGATGAAAGCG CAGAAACGCACACCGAAACGACGCTCGTTCATAGAACGGGCACAGCGGGAAAGCGAAGAGCTGGTACGAACGATGGGCGGCAGCTTGGAGCTAGAGGGTGGACGTCGCACGCGATCCAGTACTCGCGGCACACCGACACGGGCCGCTGAGACTGTTACACCGCCGCCCAACAAGAAGGCACGCGCGTCGCTGACGACAGCCACAAAGatcggtggcggcggcggcgccGGGAAAGGTCGCGGTGCGCGCAAACTAGACGTGGGCAGCGATGAGCTCGACCGGGAGCCGGAGAAAACCAACGATGAAGAGAAGGTGGTTCTGCCGGTCAAGGCAAAG GCTACTCCCAAGAAAGATAAGAAGGAGGTGAAGAGAGAAGAGAAGCCAGTCAAAGGTACTCCTAAGAAGGCAGTTCCAGCCACCACCACAGAGCCCCAAAAGGAGGAGGAGCCTGCTGACGCAAAAGAAACAGATGCCAAGACAATCGAAAATGAGGATCAGACAGATGGTGCTGCTGCCAAGCTGACAGCTGTGCCCGAGGAGCAACAGAACCACGCTGCGGAGGACAAAGCAAGCAAAGATGAGCCCGAGGTGAAGGAGAAAACGCCAGAAGAAGTGCCAAAGGCTGAAGACCCACCGAAAAGTAACGATGACCCTGAAAATGGTGCTAGTACAGACACTCCTGCCCCAGCTGCTGCCGCGGATCCAGCTCCCGCAGCCATGGAAGTGGATGAAGAGAAGCCATCAGCAGCATCGGCAGACAATAAAACTAAAGCCGAAAGCGCACCCGAAACTacttcagagccgcctgcaACTACCGCAGCTGATAAGGCAGCGGAGGAGCCAAAAAAGCTTTCGGAACCCGCCCGGGAGCCCTCACCGGAGCCCATGGAGGTGGATTCGAGTTCCAAGAGTAGTACAGAAACTGTTCGATTCACACCAGCCGAAAAGGTCGTAGCAAGCTCAGAAGAAACAAAAGCCAGCAATAGTGTTGTCGATGAAGTCGCCACTGAGGTTAAAGAGGATGTGCCAGCCGAGCCCAAGGAGGAAAAGAAGGCAGAATGTTCAGACGAGCTCAAAAGCACGGAAGAGCCGAAACCAGCTGAGAGCGCCgaagaacccaagaaagccGAACAGACAACGGGGGAGAAAGCCACTCCAGCTGCGTCGGTTCCTGCTCCTGTCCCTGCCACAAACGATGTTAGCAAGACGGAACCGGCTGCGGCCGTTGATACCACCGTCGTGTCAGAGACGCCCATTAAGCAGGCACAGGCCATCAGTGCAGTCAACAAATCCGAGCTTAATG GTGAAACAAAAATCGTTAACAATTCCGTCGACGTCGATGCAGCGCCGAAGGTGTGCAATTAG
- the LOC117187374 gene encoding proteoglycan 4-like isoform X2, whose translation MGNPPKLMKAKRTPKRRSFIERAQRESEELVRTMGGSLELEGGRRTRSSTRGTPTRAAETVTPPPNKKARASLTTATKIGGGGGAGKGRGARKLDVGSDELDREPEKTNDEEKVVLPVKAKATPKKDKKEVKREEKPVKGTPKKAVPATTTEPQKEEEPADAKETDAKTIENEDQTDGAAAKLTAVPEEQQNHAAEDKASKDEPEVKEKTPEEVPKAEDPPKSNDDPENGASTDTPAPAAAADPAPAAMEVDEEKPSAASADNKTKAESAPETTSEPPATTAADKAAEEPKKLSEPAREPSPEPMEVDSSSKSSTETVRFTPAEKVVASSEETKASNSVVDEVATEVKEDVPAEPKEEKKAECSDELKSTEEPKPAESAEEPKKAEQTTGEKATTAASVPAPVPATNDVSKTEPAAAVDTTVVSETPIKQAQAISAVNKSELNGETKIVNNSVDVDAAPKVCN comes from the exons ATGGGAAATCCTCCTAAACTGATGAAAGCG AAACGCACACCGAAACGACGCTCGTTCATAGAACGGGCACAGCGGGAAAGCGAAGAGCTGGTACGAACGATGGGCGGCAGCTTGGAGCTAGAGGGTGGACGTCGCACGCGATCCAGTACTCGCGGCACACCGACACGGGCCGCTGAGACTGTTACACCGCCGCCCAACAAGAAGGCACGCGCGTCGCTGACGACAGCCACAAAGatcggtggcggcggcggcgccGGGAAAGGTCGCGGTGCGCGCAAACTAGACGTGGGCAGCGATGAGCTCGACCGGGAGCCGGAGAAAACCAACGATGAAGAGAAGGTGGTTCTGCCGGTCAAGGCAAAG GCTACTCCCAAGAAAGATAAGAAGGAGGTGAAGAGAGAAGAGAAGCCAGTCAAAGGTACTCCTAAGAAGGCAGTTCCAGCCACCACCACAGAGCCCCAAAAGGAGGAGGAGCCTGCTGACGCAAAAGAAACAGATGCCAAGACAATCGAAAATGAGGATCAGACAGATGGTGCTGCTGCCAAGCTGACAGCTGTGCCCGAGGAGCAACAGAACCACGCTGCGGAGGACAAAGCAAGCAAAGATGAGCCCGAGGTGAAGGAGAAAACGCCAGAAGAAGTGCCAAAGGCTGAAGACCCACCGAAAAGTAACGATGACCCTGAAAATGGTGCTAGTACAGACACTCCTGCCCCAGCTGCTGCCGCGGATCCAGCTCCCGCAGCCATGGAAGTGGATGAAGAGAAGCCATCAGCAGCATCGGCAGACAATAAAACTAAAGCCGAAAGCGCACCCGAAACTacttcagagccgcctgcaACTACCGCAGCTGATAAGGCAGCGGAGGAGCCAAAAAAGCTTTCGGAACCCGCCCGGGAGCCCTCACCGGAGCCCATGGAGGTGGATTCGAGTTCCAAGAGTAGTACAGAAACTGTTCGATTCACACCAGCCGAAAAGGTCGTAGCAAGCTCAGAAGAAACAAAAGCCAGCAATAGTGTTGTCGATGAAGTCGCCACTGAGGTTAAAGAGGATGTGCCAGCCGAGCCCAAGGAGGAAAAGAAGGCAGAATGTTCAGACGAGCTCAAAAGCACGGAAGAGCCGAAACCAGCTGAGAGCGCCgaagaacccaagaaagccGAACAGACAACGGGGGAGAAAGCCACTACAGCTGCGTCGGTTCCTGCTCCTGTCCCTGCCACCAACGATGTTAGCAAGACGGAACCGGCTGCGGCCGTTGATACCACCGTCGTGTCAGAGACGCCAATTAAGCAGGCACAGGCCATCAGTGCAGTCAACAAATCCGAGCTTAATG GTGAAACAAAAATCGTTAACAATTCCGTCGACGTCGATGCAGCGCCGAAGGTGTGCAATTAG
- the LOC117187375 gene encoding cell surface glycoprotein 1-like isoform X1 — translation MGNPPKLMKAQKRTPKRRSFIERAQRESEELVRTMGGSLELEGGRRTRSSTRGTPTRAAETVTPPPNKKARASLTTATKIGGGGGAGKGRGARKLDVGSDELDREPEKTNDEEKVVLPVKAKATPKKDKKEVKREEKPVKGTPKKAVPATTTEPQKEEEPADAKETDAKTIENEDQTDGAAAKLTAVPEEQQNHAAEDKASKDEPEVKEKTPEEVPKAEDPPKSNDDPENGASTDTPAPAAAADPAPAAMEVDEEKPSAASADNKTKAESAPETTSEPPATTAADKAAEEPKKLSEPAREPSPEPMEVDSSSKSSTETVRFTPAEKVVASSDETKASNSVVDEVATEVKEDVPAEPKEEKKAECSDELKSTEEPKPAESAEEPKKAEQTTGEKATPAASVPAPVPATNDVSKTEPAAAVDTTVVSETPIKQAQAISAVNKSELNGETKIVNNSVDVDAAPKVCN, via the exons ATGGGAAATCCTCCTAAACTGATGAAAGCG CAGAAACGCACACCGAAACGACGCTCGTTCATAGAACGGGCACAGCGGGAAAGCGAAGAGCTGGTACGAACGATGGGCGGCAGCTTGGAGCTAGAGGGTGGACGTCGCACGCGATCCAGTACTCGCGGCACACCGACACGGGCCGCTGAGACTGTTACACCGCCGCCCAACAAGAAGGCACGCGCGTCGCTGACGACTGCCACAAAGatcggtggcggcggcggcgccGGGAAAGGTCGCGGTGCGCGCAAACTAGACGTGGGCAGCGATGAGCTCGACCGGGAGCCGGAGAAAACCAACGATGAAGAGAAGGTGGTTCTGCCGGTCAAGGCAAAG GCTACTCCCAAGAAAGATAAGAAGGAGGTGAAGAGAGAAGAGAAGCCAGTCAAAGGTACTCCTAAGAAGGCAGTTCCAGCCACCACCACAGAGCCCCAAAAGGAGGAGGAGCCTGCTGACGCAAAAGAAACAGATGCCAAGACAATCGAAAATGAGGATCAGACAGATGGTGCTGCTGCCAAGCTGACAGCTGTGCCCGAGGAGCAACAGAACCACGCTGCGGAGGACAAAGCAAGCAAAGATGAGCCCGAGGTGAAGGAGAAAACGCCAGAAGAAGTGCCAAAGGCTGAAGACCCACCGAAAAGTAACGATGACCCTGAAAATGGTGCTAGTACAGACACTCCTGCCCCAGCTGCTGCCGCGGATCCAGCTCCCGCAGCCATGGAAGTGGATGAAGAGAAGCCATCAGCAGCATCGGCAGACAATAAAACTAAAGCCGAAAGCGCACCCGAAACTacttcagagccgcctgcaACTACCGCAGCTGATAAGGCAGCGGAGGAGCCAAAAAAGCTTTCGGAACCCGCCCGGGAGCCCTCACCGGAGCCCATGGAGGTGGATTCGAGTTCCAAGAGTAGTACAGAAACTGTTCGATTCACACCAGCCGAAAAGGTCGTAGCAAGCTCAGACGAAACAAAAGCCAGCAATAGTGTTGTCGATGAAGTCGCCACTGAGGTTAAAGAGGATGTGCCAGCCGAGCCCAAGGAGGAAAAGAAGGCAGAATGTTCAGACGAGCTCAAAAGCACGGAAGAGCCGAAACCAGCTGAGAGCGCCgaagaacccaagaaagccGAACAGACAACGGGGGAGAAAGCCACTCCAGCTGCGTCGGTTCCTGCTCCTGTCCCTGCCACCAACGATGTTAGCAAGACGGAACCGGCTGCGGCCGTTGATACCACCGTCGTGTCAGAGACGCCAATTAAGCAGGCACAGGCCATCAGTGCAGTCAACAAATCCGAGCTTAATG GTGAAACAAAAATCGTTAACAATTCCGTCGACGTCGATGCAGCGCCGAAGGTGTGCAATTAG